From Acidimicrobiales bacterium:
AGCTCCTGTACGAGCTGGCCGGGCGCGCCGACGTGTTCCTCACCAGCTTCCTGCCCGACGCCCGCGAGAAGCTGCGCATCGACGTCGACGACATCCGCGCCGTCAACCCCGGCATCGTCTACGCCAAGGCCGACGCCGTCGGTCCGGCCGGGCCGGAGGGGGGCAAGCCCGGCTACGACGCCGCGGTGTTCTTCGGGCGGGGCGGGATCCTCAACTCCTTCAGTGTTCCCGACGGCCCGCTGCCCCGGCCCCGGCCCGGCTTCGGGGACAAGACGGCGTCGCTGGCCATCGCCTACGGGATAGCCGCCGCCCTGTTCCGCCGCGAGCGCGAGGGCGTGCCGGCGGTCGTCGACGTGTCGCTGCTCGGCAGCGCCATGTGGGTGGCGTCGTCCGACATCGTCTACTCGGCCGTGCTCGGCTCCGACTTCTCGCGCGTCGAGCGGCCCGCCACCAACCCCGTCGCCACCCACTACGCCACCTCCGACGGGCGCTGGATCATGCTCTCGATGCTCGAGTCGCAGCGGTGGTGGGCGCCGCTGTGCCGGGCCCTGGACCGCGCCGACCTGGTCGACGACCCCCGCTATGCCGACGCGGCATCGCGCGCCGCCAACGCCGCCGAGTGCCGGGCGGTGCTGGCCGAGATC
This genomic window contains:
- a CDS encoding CoA transferase, with the protein product MFEGVRVLEVGTWVMVPGAGVLLADFGADVIKVEHARSGDPARGLVTGGLTPTQGTVNLMVEQVNRAKRSIGLDLGQEAGRQLLYELAGRADVFLTSFLPDAREKLRIDVDDIRAVNPGIVYAKADAVGPAGPEGGKPGYDAAVFFGRGGILNSFSVPDGPLPRPRPGFGDKTASLAIAYGIAAALFRREREGVPAVVDVSLLGSAMWVASSDIVYSAVLGSDFSRVERPATNPVATHYATSDGRWIMLSMLESQRWWAPLCRALDRADLVDDPRYADAASRAANAAECRAVLAEIFAAAPLEEWRRRLAALRAPWEVVADSAEVARDPQAEANGYITTVQHPGGESIRVVRAPVTFDGRAPEVGTAPEFAQHTEEVLLELGHGWDRIAELKADGVIP